A window of the Gossypium hirsutum isolate 1008001.06 chromosome A03, Gossypium_hirsutum_v2.1, whole genome shotgun sequence genome harbors these coding sequences:
- the LOC121221312 gene encoding ABC transporter G family member 1, whose translation MAASIRKSEPVQGRSQTHATFEVENLNPTPGSNNGCRSNRFMEDGVLLTWDDLWVTVAGGRPILQGLTGYARPGELLAIMGPSGCGKSTLLDTLAGRQGPKTSQAGHILINGRKQALAYGTSAYVTQDDALITTLTVREAVYYSAQLQLPDTMDNSEKKERAETTIREMGLQDAMDTRIGGWGAKGLSGGQKRRVSICIEILTRPKLLFLDEPTSGLDSAASYYVMSRIASLNQKDNIGRTIIASIHQPSTEVFQLFTNLYLLSAGKTVYFGSVSAANEFFALNGFPCPTLQNPSDHFLKTINKDFDKDIELGFANGIPTQEVIDILVKSYKSSDIYQMVQKEIAQICKKGGGALEKNKRQSGFFTQCHVLTRRSFTNMSRDLGYYWLRLGIYISLSIVIGTVFSHIGMGYGSIQARGSLMMFVASFLTFMAIGGFPSFVEEMKVFERERLNGHYGVTPFVIGNTLSALPFLALVALIPGAITYFLPGLHHGYQHFLFFVIIIFACMMLVESLMMIVASVVPNFLMGIIVGAGIQGLMMLVGGFFRLPNDLPKPLLKYPFYHIAFHKYAYQGLFKNEFLGLTFPNVEAGNGGSPTITGEEILKQNWHFETAYSKWVDLSILFAMVVFYRVLFLIIIKTTEKVKPVMVKFMSTIRKERTQVTVNPSATPSATPSCADKGRWL comes from the exons aTGGCAGCTTCCATTCGTAAGTCAGAACCAGTGCAGGGTAGATCACAAACCCATGCTACTTTCGAGGTTGAAAACCTTAATCCAACGCCAGGGAGTAACAATGGATGCCGAAGTAACAGGTTTATGGAGGATGGTGTTCTCTTGACTTGGGACGATTTGTGGGTCACGGTTGCTGGTGGAAGACCGATCCTTCAGGGCCTGACTGGTTATGCTCGCCCTGGTGAGCTGTTGGCCATAATGGGTCCTTCGGGTTGTGGCAAATCCACACTTCTTGATACCTTAGCGGGGAGACAGGGTCCCAAAACAAGCCAAGCAGGACATATTCTTATCAATGGACGTAAACAAGCCTTGGCTTATGGAACATCT GCATATGTAACCCAAGACGATGCGTTGATTACAACACTGACTGTAAGAGAAGCTGTTTACTACTCAGCTCAGCTTCAGTTACCGGATACAATGGACAATTCAGAAAAGAAGGAGAGAGCCGAAACGACGATCAGAGAAATGGGTTTGCAAGACGCCATGGATACTCGGATTGGCGGGTGGGGTGCTAAAGGACTAAGCGGTGGCCAAAAGAGGAGAGTTAGTatttgcattgaaatattaacaCGCCCTAAGCTTTTGTTCTTGGATGAACCAACTAGTGGGCTTGACAGTGCGGCTTCATATTATGTGATGAGCAGAATCGCAAGCCTGAATCAGAAAGACAATATTGGAAGAACAATCATTGCATCCATCCATCAGCCTAGCACTGAAGTGTTTCAACTATTCACCAATCTTTACCTTTTATCTGCAGGCAAAACTGTGTATTTTGGTTCTGTTTCTGCTGCAAATGAA TTTTTTGCTTTAAATGGATTCCCTTGCCCAACTCTCCAGAATCCATCTGATCACTTCCTCAAAACCATCAATAAGGATTTTGACAAG GATATTGAGCTAGGGTTTGCTAATGGAATCCCCACACAGGAAGTTATTGATATCCTGGTGAAGTCATATAAGTCTTCAGATATATACCAAATGGTTCAGAAAGAGATTGCTCagatttgtaaaaag GGTGGTGGAGCATTGGAGAAAAATAAAAGGCAGTCTGGGTTCTTCACCCAATGCCATGTCCTCACCAGAAGATCTTTCACTAACATGTCTCGTGACCTTGGCTACTATTGGTTGCGTCTAGGTATCTATATTTCATTATCTATTGTCATTGGCACTGTATTTAGCCACATCGGGATGGGCTATGGATCAATCCAG gCTAGAGGTTCATTGATGATGTTTGTGGCATCATTTCTAACCTTCATGGCCATTGGTGGATTCCCTTCTTTTGTAGAGGAAATGAAGGTATTCGAACGTGAAAGACTAAATGGACACTACGGTGTCACTCCCTTTGTCATCGGAAATACGTTATCTGCTCTGCCATTCTTGGCACTGGTCGCACTTATTCCAGGCGCAATTACATATTTCCTTCCAGGACTTCACCATGGATATCAACATTTCTTGTTCTTCGTCATCATAATATTCGCTTGCATGATGTTGGTGGAGAGTTTAATGATGATTGTGGCAAGTGTGGTACCCAATTTCCTGATGGGAATCATAGTGGGTGCTGGAATTCAAGGGCTAATGATGTTGGTCGGCGGATTCTTCCGACTACCCAATGATCTTCCTAAGCCGTTGTTGAAATATCCCTTCTACCACATCGCTTTCCACAAATATGCCTATCAGGGACTGTTTAAGAACGAGTTTCTAGGCTTGACTTTTCCCAATGTTGAAGCTGGAAATGGAGGGTCACCAACCATTACTGGTGAAGAAATTTTGAAGCAAAATTGGCATTTTGAAACGGCATACTCTAAGTGGGTTGATCTTTCTATCTTGTTTGCAATGGTTGTATTTTATCGAGTATTGTTCTTGATTATCATCAAGACTACCGAGAAGGTAAAACCGGTGATGGTGAAATTCATGTCCACAATTCGCAAGGAAAGAACGCAGGTAACGGTGAATCCATCGGCCACACCTTCGGCGACGCCTTCTTGTGCGGATAAGGGACGGTGGCTGTAA